The proteins below come from a single Pandoraea apista genomic window:
- a CDS encoding NAD(P)-dependent oxidoreductase, whose protein sequence is MTDTAPIGFIGLGTMGAPMALNLRKAGSPLVVWNRSPEKCERLAAAGAEVAADSNDVFSRCATVMMMLMDGEAIDAVLARGTQAFSTRVQGHVIVNLSTVEPAYSQALAEDIRAAGGRFVEAPVSGSRIPAEKGELVAMLSGAPEDVDAIGAQLAPMCRQHFACGPVPGALRMKLAVNTFLITMVTGLAEAARFASGHGLDMHRFAEILDAGPMCSAVSRVKVGKLRDNDLTKQASISDVLKNSDLVMNAAGLAGIAMPLMQVCRALYAKTESMGFGEQDMVAVVKAIENASHTS, encoded by the coding sequence ATGACCGACACGGCACCGATCGGATTTATCGGACTCGGCACGATGGGCGCGCCCATGGCGTTGAATCTTCGCAAGGCCGGCTCCCCGCTCGTCGTATGGAACCGCTCGCCGGAAAAGTGTGAGCGTCTGGCCGCCGCCGGCGCAGAGGTTGCGGCGGACTCGAACGACGTGTTTTCCCGATGTGCGACTGTCATGATGATGCTCATGGACGGCGAAGCCATCGATGCCGTGCTCGCGCGCGGAACGCAGGCGTTTTCCACACGCGTCCAAGGGCACGTCATCGTCAACTTGTCGACCGTGGAACCGGCGTACTCCCAGGCCCTTGCCGAAGACATTCGCGCCGCAGGCGGACGATTCGTCGAAGCACCGGTGTCGGGGTCGCGCATTCCGGCGGAAAAAGGCGAGCTTGTCGCCATGCTGTCGGGTGCGCCCGAAGATGTCGACGCCATCGGCGCTCAGCTTGCGCCAATGTGCCGGCAACACTTTGCGTGCGGACCGGTTCCCGGAGCTTTGCGCATGAAGCTGGCGGTCAATACGTTTCTGATTACCATGGTCACCGGTCTGGCAGAAGCCGCGCGCTTCGCTAGCGGACACGGACTCGACATGCACCGTTTCGCGGAAATCCTCGACGCCGGGCCGATGTGTAGCGCCGTTTCGCGCGTCAAGGTCGGCAAGCTGCGAGACAACGACCTGACGAAGCAAGCGAGCATCTCCGATGTGCTGAAGAACAGCGATCTGGTGATGAATGCTGCCGGTCTTGCGGGCATCGCTATGCCGCTGATGCAAGTCTGCCGTGCACTGTACGCAAAAACGGAGTCGATGGGATTCGGCGAGCAGGATATGGTCGCCGTCGTCAAGGCTATCGAGAACGCGTCACACACGTCTTGA